In one window of Nocardia brasiliensis DNA:
- the metG gene encoding methionine--tRNA ligase — protein MDVHANEEEHADYSRPTMSDVDRPAFYITTAIAYPNGAPHIGHAYEYISADAIARFKRLDGYDVFFMTGTDEHGQKMQQTAAAEGIPVQELAARNSDVFEALDKTLEISFDRFIRTTDEDHQAACVAIWERMLANGDIYLGNYSGWYSVRDEAFYTEEETTLLDDGTRISTESKTPVTWTEESNYFFRLSAYQDRLLALYEEHPEFIAPATRRNEIVSYVKAGLKDLSISRTTFDWGVPVPGHPDHVMYVWVDALTNYITGVGFPDTESAAFQRFWPADVHIIGKDITRFHTVYWPAFLLSAGVRLPKRVYVHGFLYNKGEKMSKSVGNVVDPLELVQHYGLDAVRFFLLREISYGQDGSYSHEAIVGRINADLANEFGNLVQRSTKLVARDCGGAVPTPGEFTADDRALLDLANGLLDRCRAEFDAQQLHLALEAIWLTLGETNRYFSAQAPWALAKSGTPEDLAREATVLYVTLEVLRIVAILVQPVMPGSASKILDQLGQSERTFADIATPIAAGIALPAPEPVYPKYIEPKE, from the coding sequence GTGGATGTTCACGCGAACGAGGAAGAGCACGCGGATTACAGTAGACCCACCATGAGCGACGTCGACCGCCCCGCCTTCTACATCACAACGGCCATCGCGTACCCCAACGGTGCGCCGCATATCGGGCATGCGTACGAGTACATCTCGGCCGACGCCATCGCCCGGTTCAAACGTCTCGACGGGTACGACGTCTTCTTCATGACGGGTACCGACGAGCACGGCCAGAAGATGCAGCAGACGGCCGCCGCCGAGGGCATCCCGGTGCAGGAGCTCGCGGCGCGCAACTCGGATGTGTTCGAGGCGCTGGACAAGACCCTCGAGATCTCCTTCGACCGCTTCATCCGCACGACCGACGAGGACCATCAGGCGGCGTGCGTCGCGATCTGGGAGCGGATGCTCGCCAACGGCGACATCTACCTCGGCAACTACTCGGGCTGGTACTCGGTGCGCGACGAGGCGTTCTACACCGAGGAAGAGACCACGCTGCTCGACGACGGCACCAGGATCTCCACCGAGTCGAAGACGCCGGTCACCTGGACCGAGGAGTCGAACTACTTCTTCCGCCTCTCCGCCTACCAGGACCGGCTGCTCGCGCTGTACGAGGAACATCCCGAATTCATCGCGCCCGCCACGCGGCGCAACGAGATCGTCAGCTACGTCAAGGCCGGTCTGAAGGATCTGTCCATCTCGCGCACCACCTTCGACTGGGGCGTTCCGGTACCGGGCCACCCCGATCACGTGATGTACGTATGGGTCGACGCGCTGACCAACTACATCACCGGCGTCGGCTTCCCGGATACCGAATCCGCGGCGTTCCAGCGGTTCTGGCCCGCCGACGTGCACATCATCGGCAAGGACATCACCCGGTTCCACACCGTGTACTGGCCCGCGTTCCTGCTCTCGGCCGGCGTGCGGCTGCCGAAACGCGTTTACGTGCACGGGTTCCTGTACAACAAGGGCGAGAAGATGTCCAAGTCGGTCGGCAACGTGGTCGACCCGCTGGAGCTGGTGCAGCACTACGGACTCGACGCGGTGCGCTTCTTCCTGCTCCGCGAGATCTCCTACGGTCAGGACGGCAGCTACAGCCACGAGGCGATCGTCGGCCGGATCAATGCCGACCTGGCCAACGAGTTCGGCAACCTGGTCCAGCGCAGCACCAAACTGGTGGCGCGCGACTGCGGCGGCGCGGTGCCGACCCCCGGCGAGTTCACCGCCGACGACCGCGCGCTGCTCGACCTGGCCAACGGCCTGCTCGATCGGTGCCGCGCCGAATTCGACGCCCAGCAGCTGCATCTCGCGCTGGAGGCGATCTGGCTGACCCTCGGCGAGACCAACCGATACTTCTCCGCGCAGGCGCCGTGGGCGCTGGCCAAGTCCGGCACCCCGGAGGACCTGGCCCGCGAGGCGACCGTGCTGTACGTGACGCTCGAGGTGCTGCGCATCGTGGCGATCCTGGTGCAGCCGGTGATGCCCGGTTCGGCGAGCAAGATCCTCGATCAGCTCGGCCAGTCCGAGCGCACCTTCGCCGATATCGCGACACCGATCGCCGCGGGCATCGCATTGCCCGCGCCGGAACCGGTGTACCCCAAGTACATCGAGCCCAAGGAGTAA
- a CDS encoding dolichyl-phosphate-mannose--protein mannosyltransferase produces MTQVTDQRATAPFGAVPSWSSPAPRRPSPDFGPTDTLRGWLVTAFLTAIAAVTRFTMLNYPTDAGTPVFDEKHYAPQGWQMLTGGWVEDNPGYGLVVHPPIGKQLIAIGEAIFGYNGWGWRFASAVAGTLLVLLVIRIVRRMTRSTLIGAIAGILLIADGLTFVSSRIGMLDIFLALFVTAAFGCLIVDRDEVRARMARVDAEGRIGVTRWGPRLGVRWWRFGAGVMLGLACGTKWSGVYFIVAFGLLSVCFDLAARRAYGVRSPWYGTAIRDIGPALYALVLVPLGLYVASYWAWFASETGIDRYMAGNPSAPADPIGTGGFWSHIAPDALRSLWYFNARALEFHEGLTNSAGNHHPWESKPWTWPMGLRPMLYYYADNGVSGCGQTQCVKAVMLIGTPAIWWLALPMIAWLLWRGVVRRDWRNAAVLVGYGAALLPWFLTLDRQMYYFYAVALAPFLVMGMALVLGDVLGPSRRIPVPRSPVGTYLPVAPDERHALGLLAVCLYLGLVIANFIWLWPILTALPITPGNWHDHLWLPSWR; encoded by the coding sequence GTGACACAGGTGACCGACCAGCGCGCGACCGCACCATTCGGGGCGGTGCCCTCCTGGTCGAGCCCCGCGCCACGGCGCCCGTCCCCCGATTTCGGGCCGACCGATACGCTGCGCGGCTGGCTGGTCACCGCGTTCCTCACCGCGATCGCCGCGGTCACTCGGTTCACGATGCTGAACTACCCGACCGACGCGGGCACCCCCGTGTTCGACGAGAAGCACTACGCGCCGCAGGGCTGGCAGATGCTGACCGGCGGGTGGGTCGAGGACAACCCCGGTTACGGGCTCGTGGTGCACCCACCGATCGGCAAGCAGCTCATCGCGATCGGCGAGGCGATCTTCGGCTACAACGGCTGGGGCTGGCGCTTCGCGTCCGCGGTGGCGGGCACGCTGCTGGTCCTGCTGGTGATCCGCATCGTACGCAGGATGACCAGATCGACACTGATCGGCGCGATCGCGGGCATCCTGCTGATCGCCGACGGGCTCACCTTCGTCTCCTCCCGCATCGGCATGCTCGACATCTTCCTGGCGCTGTTCGTCACCGCGGCCTTCGGCTGTCTGATCGTCGACCGGGACGAGGTGCGGGCCAGAATGGCGCGTGTCGACGCGGAGGGCCGGATCGGGGTGACCCGCTGGGGACCTCGACTCGGCGTGCGCTGGTGGCGCTTCGGCGCGGGCGTCATGCTCGGCCTCGCCTGCGGGACGAAATGGTCCGGCGTCTATTTCATCGTCGCGTTCGGGCTGCTCAGCGTCTGCTTCGATCTGGCCGCCCGGCGCGCGTACGGCGTGCGAAGTCCCTGGTACGGCACCGCGATCCGGGACATCGGGCCCGCGCTGTACGCGCTGGTGCTGGTGCCGCTGGGGCTGTACGTGGCCAGCTACTGGGCCTGGTTCGCCAGCGAGACCGGCATCGACCGCTACATGGCGGGCAACCCGTCCGCCCCGGCGGACCCGATCGGCACCGGCGGCTTCTGGTCGCACATCGCGCCCGACGCCCTGCGCTCGCTCTGGTACTTCAACGCCAGGGCCCTGGAATTCCATGAGGGCCTGACCAATTCGGCGGGCAATCACCATCCCTGGGAGTCCAAGCCGTGGACCTGGCCGATGGGCCTGCGCCCGATGCTCTACTACTACGCCGACAACGGCGTCAGCGGGTGCGGCCAGACCCAGTGCGTCAAGGCGGTGATGCTCATCGGCACCCCCGCCATCTGGTGGCTCGCGCTGCCCATGATCGCGTGGCTGCTGTGGCGCGGCGTGGTGCGCCGCGACTGGCGCAACGCCGCGGTGCTCGTCGGCTACGGCGCCGCGCTACTGCCCTGGTTCCTCACCCTCGACCGGCAGATGTACTACTTCTACGCCGTCGCCCTCGCACCGTTCCTGGTGATGGGCATGGCGCTGGTGCTCGGCGACGTGCTCGGGCCGTCGCGGCGAATACCCGTGCCGCGCAGCCCCGTCGGCACCTATCTACCGGTGGCGCCGGACGAACGTCACGCCCTCGGGCTGCTCGCCGTCTGTCTGTATCTCGGCCTGGTGATCGCCAACTTCATCTGGCTGTGGCCGATTCTCACCGCGCTGCCGATCACGCCGGGCAATTGGCACGACCACCTGTGGCTGCCCAGCTGGCGCTAG
- a CDS encoding glycosyltransferase, translating into MRIVQLANFYGPRSGGLRTALHHLGEGYVAAGHEVVLIVPGARRAEELLPTGVVRITLPALAIPWTGGYRAADPRRVADVLTGLGPDVLEVSDRLTLRGFGRWARRRDVAGVMISHERLDRLLGQVLPRAAARRCADVANGRTAAEYDIVVCTTEFAREEFLRIGAPNVELVPLGVDLELFSPRRHDGRLRADLGAPEHPLLVHCGRLSVEKRVERSIEAVAALRKAGTEVRLVVAGDGPRRDALRRRARALPALSGGLPAVHFTGFISERAEVAKLLATADVSLAPGPHETFGLAALEALAAGTPVVASRSSALADIVTAECGAVAADRGSAFARAVTEVLALPTAGRRRAARTRAEQYTWARAVAGMLAVLGR; encoded by the coding sequence GTGCGCATAGTTCAGCTTGCGAACTTCTACGGCCCGCGCTCGGGTGGGTTGCGCACTGCGTTGCATCACCTCGGTGAGGGGTATGTCGCGGCGGGCCACGAGGTGGTGCTCATCGTGCCGGGAGCGCGTCGCGCGGAAGAGCTGCTGCCCACCGGAGTGGTGCGGATAACGTTGCCCGCCTTGGCGATTCCGTGGACCGGCGGCTATCGCGCGGCCGATCCGCGGCGGGTCGCCGACGTGCTGACCGGGCTGGGGCCCGACGTGCTCGAGGTGTCGGACCGGTTGACCCTGCGCGGTTTCGGCCGCTGGGCCCGCCGCCGCGACGTTGCGGGAGTGATGATCTCGCACGAACGGCTCGACCGGCTGCTCGGTCAGGTGCTGCCGCGCGCGGCAGCCCGGCGCTGCGCCGATGTGGCCAACGGGCGCACCGCCGCCGAGTACGACATCGTGGTCTGCACCACCGAGTTCGCCCGCGAGGAGTTCCTGCGGATCGGCGCGCCGAACGTCGAACTGGTGCCGCTCGGCGTCGATCTCGAGTTGTTCAGCCCGCGCAGGCACGACGGCAGGCTGCGCGCCGACCTCGGTGCGCCGGAGCATCCGCTGCTGGTGCACTGCGGCAGGTTGTCGGTGGAGAAGCGGGTGGAGCGCAGCATCGAGGCGGTCGCGGCGCTGCGTAAGGCCGGCACCGAGGTGCGGCTGGTGGTGGCGGGCGACGGGCCGCGCCGCGACGCCCTGCGGCGCCGGGCGCGGGCACTGCCCGCGCTGAGCGGCGGGTTGCCCGCCGTGCATTTCACCGGCTTCATCTCCGAACGCGCTGAGGTCGCGAAACTGCTTGCCACGGCGGATGTTTCACTGGCGCCGGGCCCGCACGAGACATTCGGTCTCGCCGCGCTGGAGGCGCTGGCGGCGGGCACGCCGGTGGTGGCCAGCCGGTCCTCGGCACTGGCCGACATCGTGACCGCCGAGTGCGGCGCGGTGGCCGCCGATCGCGGCTCCGCGTTCGCGCGGGCGGTCACCGAGGTGCTCGCGCTGCCGACCGCGGGCAGGCGCAGGGCGGCGCGCACCCGCGCCGAGCAATACACCTGGGCCCGCGCGGTGGCCGGAATGCTCGCCGTACTGGGCCGATGA
- a CDS encoding TetR/AcrR family transcriptional regulator produces MRRELATEGTAPTAGGAEPSSGFADRHRAARDAVLVSQRGRLIEAMVECVDCKGYPATTLTDIVARARVSRSTFYEHFANKEQCFVEAVHTGVDIVAGRIAEELAQLAPDADPTARIASIVVTFCETVATEPDFARLILVESFKVNQQAVDYRDLAVDRFAELYRIFYHHARQADPSLPELSDELITLIPDAIGERTRRVIVADGPAHVPALAPLFIDFVTTALGLRTRSDAAG; encoded by the coding sequence ATGCGCCGAGAGTTAGCGACAGAAGGCACGGCACCGACGGCCGGCGGCGCGGAACCGAGTTCCGGCTTCGCCGACCGGCATCGCGCCGCCCGCGACGCCGTCCTGGTCTCCCAGCGCGGACGACTGATCGAGGCGATGGTCGAATGCGTGGACTGCAAGGGGTATCCGGCCACGACGCTCACCGATATCGTCGCCAGGGCCCGGGTCTCGCGCAGCACCTTCTACGAGCATTTCGCCAACAAGGAGCAGTGTTTCGTCGAGGCGGTGCACACCGGCGTCGACATTGTGGCGGGCCGGATCGCCGAGGAGCTCGCGCAGCTGGCACCCGACGCCGACCCCACGGCGCGGATCGCCTCGATCGTCGTCACCTTCTGCGAAACCGTGGCCACCGAACCGGATTTCGCCCGGCTGATCCTCGTCGAGTCGTTCAAGGTGAACCAGCAGGCGGTCGACTACCGCGACCTCGCGGTCGACCGCTTCGCCGAGCTGTACCGGATCTTCTACCATCATGCGCGCCAAGCAGATCCGAGTCTGCCCGAACTCTCCGACGAGTTGATCACACTCATTCCCGACGCCATCGGCGAGCGCACCCGCCGCGTCATCGTCGCCGACGGCCCCGCCCACGTCCCCGCGCTGGCGCCGCTGTTCATCGACTTCGTCACCACCGCCCTCGGGCTCCGAACCCGTTCGGACGCAGCAGGATAG
- a CDS encoding isocitrate lyase/PEP mutase family protein, producing the protein MTSLENKAKEFLALHRPGEPVVVPTIWDAWSAKVAVAAGFSALTVGSHPVADSLGRADGEGMTFAESLTRVRQIAEAVEVPVSVDLESGYGLEPAQLIEGLLEAGAVGLNIEDTVHSEGGRLRAPQEHADFVHGLRQFADAAGVHVVVNARTDLFIRADGDKADRVDRAIERLRLAAAAGADVLFPAGAREDADVRRLTGELPLPVSMVGLPDKSDKAVLAAQGVARVSFGPFLQRALTAEIERLLARWK; encoded by the coding sequence ATGACTTCTCTGGAGAACAAGGCAAAGGAATTTCTCGCGCTGCACCGTCCTGGCGAGCCCGTGGTCGTGCCGACCATCTGGGACGCATGGTCCGCGAAAGTCGCTGTGGCGGCTGGCTTTTCGGCGCTCACCGTGGGCAGCCACCCGGTCGCGGACTCGCTCGGGCGCGCCGACGGCGAGGGGATGACCTTCGCCGAGTCGCTCACCCGGGTGCGTCAGATCGCCGAGGCGGTCGAGGTGCCGGTGTCGGTCGACCTGGAATCCGGGTACGGCCTCGAGCCGGCCCAGCTGATCGAGGGCCTGCTCGAGGCCGGTGCCGTCGGCCTCAACATCGAGGACACGGTGCACAGCGAGGGCGGGCGGCTGCGCGCGCCGCAGGAGCATGCCGACTTCGTGCACGGCCTGCGCCAGTTCGCCGATGCGGCGGGCGTGCACGTGGTGGTGAACGCCAGGACCGACCTGTTCATCCGGGCCGACGGTGACAAGGCCGACCGGGTGGACCGGGCGATCGAACGCCTGCGCCTGGCCGCCGCCGCGGGTGCCGACGTGCTCTTCCCCGCGGGTGCGCGCGAAGACGCCGACGTGCGCAGGCTCACCGGCGAATTGCCGTTGCCCGTGAGCATGGTCGGTCTGCCCGACAAGTCCGACAAGGCGGTGCTCGCCGCGCAGGGCGTGGCCCGGGTCAGCTTCGGCCCGTTCCTGCAGCGCGCCCTCACCGCCGAGATCGAGCGGCTCCTGGCCCGCTGGAAGTGA
- a CDS encoding GntR family transcriptional regulator, protein MFNITVSHESAVAPYEQLRMGIIAQVRSGVLTAGTKIPTVRALAAQLGLAPNTVARAYRELEADGVVETRGRQGSFIASSGDPTRDVAGRAATAYVATVRRLGLDDATALRYVKAALDG, encoded by the coding sequence ATGTTCAATATCACGGTGTCACATGAGTCGGCGGTCGCGCCGTACGAGCAGTTACGCATGGGGATCATCGCGCAGGTGCGCTCCGGTGTGCTGACCGCGGGCACGAAGATCCCCACGGTCCGCGCACTGGCCGCCCAGCTCGGCCTGGCGCCGAACACGGTGGCCCGCGCGTACCGCGAGCTCGAGGCCGACGGCGTCGTCGAAACCCGGGGCAGGCAGGGCTCTTTCATCGCCTCCTCGGGCGATCCGACCCGTGATGTCGCGGGTCGGGCGGCGACGGCCTACGTCGCCACCGTGCGGCGACTCGGCCTCGACGACGCGACGGCGCTGCGCTACGTGAAGGCCGCGCTGGACGGTTGA
- the arcA gene encoding arginine deiminase produces the protein MGADAVPARHGEGADADGLDPDGPGSRLTVTSEVGTLRTVLLHRPGDELRRLTPRNNDQLLFDGIPWVERAQQEHDAFTGVLRERGVEVLLLADLLAETLSVSGAARIQGISAAVDARRLGHALADQLAAFLRGVRARDLANILMAGMTFDELPFGPDATSLVRRMHHGADFVIDPLPNLLFTRDSSFWVGPRVAITSLALPARIRETSLTDLIYAFHPRFLGVRRAYESHTAPIEGGDVLLLGPGVVAVGVGERTTPAGAEALARSLFDDDLAQTVLVVPIAQNRATMHLDTVCTMVDQDAMVMYPAVRDSLCAFTIQRDENYSGRNGDGRVSVSGPDPFLVAAAKAMGIDKLRVIDTGLDGVTAEREQWDDGNNTLALAPGVVAAYERNEMTNARLEDAGIEVLRIPGSELGSGRGGPRCLSCPLSRDDL, from the coding sequence ATGGGAGCAGACGCTGTGCCCGCGCGGCACGGAGAGGGTGCGGACGCGGACGGGCTGGACCCGGACGGTCCTGGTTCGCGGTTGACGGTGACCTCGGAGGTCGGCACGCTGCGCACGGTGCTGCTGCACCGGCCCGGTGACGAGCTGCGCAGGCTCACCCCGCGCAACAACGACCAGCTGCTGTTCGACGGCATCCCGTGGGTGGAGCGCGCGCAGCAGGAACACGACGCGTTCACCGGTGTGCTGCGCGAGCGCGGGGTCGAGGTGCTGCTGCTGGCCGACCTGCTCGCCGAGACGCTCTCGGTCAGCGGCGCGGCCCGCATTCAGGGCATCTCCGCCGCAGTGGACGCGCGCAGGCTCGGCCACGCGCTGGCCGATCAGCTCGCCGCGTTCCTGCGCGGTGTGCGGGCCAGGGACTTGGCCAACATTCTGATGGCGGGCATGACCTTCGACGAGCTGCCGTTCGGCCCGGACGCCACCTCGCTGGTCCGGCGGATGCACCACGGCGCCGACTTCGTCATCGACCCGCTGCCCAACCTGCTGTTCACCAGGGACTCGTCGTTCTGGGTCGGGCCGCGCGTCGCGATCACCTCGCTGGCGCTGCCCGCCCGGATCCGGGAAACCTCGCTGACCGACCTGATCTACGCCTTCCATCCGCGCTTCCTCGGGGTGCGCCGCGCCTACGAATCGCACACCGCGCCCATCGAGGGTGGCGATGTGCTGCTGCTCGGGCCGGGTGTGGTGGCGGTCGGGGTCGGCGAGCGCACCACGCCCGCAGGGGCGGAGGCGTTGGCGCGCAGCCTGTTCGACGACGATCTCGCGCAGACCGTGCTGGTCGTCCCGATCGCGCAGAACCGGGCGACCATGCACCTGGACACCGTCTGCACGATGGTCGACCAGGACGCCATGGTGATGTATCCAGCGGTCCGGGACTCGTTGTGCGCGTTCACCATTCAACGTGACGAAAACTATAGCGGCCGCAACGGCGACGGCCGGGTCAGCGTGAGCGGACCCGACCCGTTCCTGGTCGCGGCGGCCAAGGCCATGGGCATCGACAAGCTGCGGGTGATCGACACCGGGCTCGACGGCGTCACCGCGGAACGCGAACAGTGGGACGACGGCAACAATACGCTCGCGCTGGCGCCCGGCGTGGTGGCCGCCTACGAGCGCAACGAGATGACCAACGCGCGGTTGGAGGATGCGGGCATCGAGGTGTTGCGCATCCCCGGCTCCGAACTGGGTTCCGGTCGCGGCGGGCCCCGCTGTCTGTCCTGTCCACTTTCCCGGGATGACTTGTGA
- the soxR gene encoding redox-sensitive transcriptional activator SoxR: MSTADWRAKELTPGQLSERSGVAVSALHFYEREGLISSRRTSGNQRRYARETLRRVAFIRISQRVGIPLSEIRDALDQLPEGRNPTRRDWETLSTNWRADLDDRITQLIRLRDNLTGCIGCGCLSLGSCKLVNEHDRLGTEGPGARVLDVQLNCAGRPATG, encoded by the coding sequence ATGTCGACAGCCGATTGGCGTGCGAAGGAGCTGACCCCCGGGCAGCTTTCCGAGCGTAGCGGAGTAGCAGTGTCCGCGTTGCACTTCTACGAACGCGAAGGACTCATCAGCAGCCGCCGGACCAGCGGTAATCAACGCAGATACGCCCGTGAGACATTGCGGCGCGTCGCCTTCATCCGCATCTCCCAGCGCGTCGGCATCCCGCTCAGTGAGATTCGCGACGCCCTCGATCAACTACCGGAAGGCCGCAACCCCACCCGCCGCGACTGGGAAACCCTGTCGACCAACTGGCGCGCCGATCTCGACGACCGGATCACCCAGCTGATTCGGTTGCGCGACAACCTCACCGGCTGCATCGGCTGCGGCTGCCTGTCGCTCGGCAGCTGCAAGCTGGTCAACGAGCACGACCGGCTCGGCACCGAGGGGCCGGGCGCCCGCGTGCTCGACGTGCAGCTCAATTGCGCTGGGCGCCCAGCAACCGGGTGA
- a CDS encoding SDR family oxidoreductase, translating to MGRSGRRTVRDAKVLITGAASGIGRATAQAAAAAGAQLVLTDIDAGGLDTTVADIRRDGGIVLVAKAFDITDYDAVTAFADQVHAEHGSLDIVMNIAGTSAWGTVENLEHKHWRRMVEVNLMGPIHVIENFVPPMVRAARGGALVNVSSAAGLLALPWHAAYSAGKYGIRGVSEVLRFDLDQHGIAVHLVVPGAVDTPLVHSVELIGVDREAPRIKRLTESFTKHAVAPEHVAKAILRGMARNRFLIYTSFDIRFGYWWARKFAYPYEFVMRRASARFTRLLGAQRN from the coding sequence ATGGGGCGATCGGGCCGCAGGACGGTGCGCGACGCGAAAGTGCTGATCACGGGTGCTGCCAGCGGTATCGGCCGGGCCACCGCCCAGGCCGCGGCGGCGGCGGGCGCGCAGCTGGTGCTCACCGATATCGATGCAGGCGGGCTTGACACGACGGTGGCCGATATCCGCCGCGACGGCGGGATCGTGCTGGTCGCGAAGGCCTTCGACATCACCGACTACGACGCCGTCACCGCGTTCGCCGATCAGGTGCACGCCGAGCACGGCAGCCTGGACATCGTGATGAACATCGCGGGCACCTCGGCATGGGGGACCGTGGAGAACCTCGAGCACAAGCACTGGCGGCGCATGGTCGAGGTCAACCTGATGGGCCCGATCCACGTGATCGAGAACTTCGTGCCGCCGATGGTGCGGGCGGCCAGGGGCGGTGCGCTGGTCAACGTGTCCTCGGCCGCAGGCCTGCTGGCGCTGCCCTGGCACGCGGCCTACAGCGCGGGCAAGTACGGCATCCGCGGCGTCTCGGAGGTGCTGCGGTTCGATCTCGATCAGCACGGCATCGCGGTGCACCTGGTGGTGCCGGGCGCGGTGGACACGCCGCTGGTGCACAGCGTCGAACTGATCGGCGTCGACCGGGAGGCCCCGCGGATCAAGCGCCTCACCGAGTCGTTCACTAAGCACGCGGTCGCGCCCGAGCATGTGGCCAAGGCGATCCTGCGCGGCATGGCGCGCAACCGATTCCTGATCTACACGTCCTTCGACATCCGGTTCGGCTACTGGTGGGCGCGTAAGTTCGCCTATCCCTACGAATTCGTGATGCGCCGCGCGAGTGCGCGATTCACCCGGTTGCTGGGCGCCCAGCGCAATTGA
- the rsmI gene encoding 16S rRNA (cytidine(1402)-2'-O)-methyltransferase translates to MADDATGAGRLVLAATPMGEIGDASQRLRDALGSADIVAAEDTRRTKSLAKALEVTITGRVVSFYDHVETARIPALLAEIESGRTVLLVTDAGMPSVSDPGYRLVAACAERDLPVTCLPGPSAVTTALALSALPVERFCFDGFSPRKSGQRREWLRTLAAEPRACVFFEAPHRLADCLADAVEVLGPDRRAAVCRELTKTYEEVVRGTLAELAAWAVDGARGEITVVLAGAQPKAADPADLVAEVESLAAAGLRLKDACARIATDHNVSRNELYDAVLTARRDGTD, encoded by the coding sequence GTGGCGGACGACGCGACAGGGGCGGGCAGGCTGGTGCTCGCGGCGACGCCGATGGGCGAGATCGGCGACGCGTCGCAGCGACTGCGCGACGCGCTCGGCTCGGCCGACATCGTCGCGGCGGAGGACACCCGGCGGACCAAGTCGCTGGCCAAGGCGCTGGAGGTGACGATCACCGGGCGGGTGGTGAGCTTCTACGACCACGTCGAGACCGCGCGAATCCCGGCGCTGCTCGCGGAGATCGAGTCCGGGCGCACGGTGCTGCTGGTCACCGACGCAGGCATGCCGTCGGTCAGCGACCCCGGTTATCGGCTGGTCGCCGCCTGCGCGGAGCGGGATCTGCCGGTGACCTGCCTGCCCGGACCTTCGGCGGTCACGACGGCGCTTGCCCTTTCCGCGCTGCCGGTGGAGCGGTTCTGCTTCGACGGGTTCTCGCCGCGCAAGTCGGGGCAGCGGCGAGAGTGGTTGCGCACCTTGGCCGCCGAGCCGCGGGCCTGTGTGTTCTTCGAGGCGCCGCATCGGCTCGCCGACTGCCTGGCCGACGCGGTCGAGGTGCTCGGCCCCGACCGGCGCGCCGCCGTCTGCCGGGAACTCACCAAGACCTACGAGGAGGTCGTGCGCGGCACCCTCGCCGAGCTCGCCGCCTGGGCCGTCGACGGCGCGCGCGGAGAGATCACCGTGGTGCTGGCAGGTGCGCAGCCGAAGGCGGCCGATCCCGCCGATCTGGTCGCCGAGGTCGAGTCGCTGGCCGCCGCGGGCCTGCGCCTCAAGGACGCCTGCGCCCGAATCGCCACCGACCACAACGTCTCTCGCAACGAGCTCTACGACGCCGTACTGACCGCGCGCCGCGACGGCACGGACTGA